aaacaattatggatttgatatctaacctagcagtagattgcaacgaataataaactagtaggcctcctagtcattaaacgaaaataatcatgaaaatatgcacagaaggacattcgacatcaaagcatgaattgaacaatgaaaacaaattcagatctcacagttttattgattccgaggcttctgttttcttagaccaataaaagctttagccacgcagagccatggatgcaaacttccaaggagaaaagagaaagaggagtcctccaagagaaaagagaaagagcccccttttcagccccctttctttcacctttatcccttccaaaaaaatctcctaacaaatattcaaatctgactaattacgaaaaataaaataaagtcctaatataactgggaaagtggtgtttctagctaggattttcgtgcatcaaatctggaaacttctgaaaattgaccgagtcaaatccacgtattgcaggctaaggacgtgcagcaacttcgagatcaattttgaccttgataaagtcagtatctatcaaaactcaaaacatgaaagttgtagaccgttttcttggctttccacggcatcttgaatcatctcaatcagagctcggatgaaaaagttatgtttaaattacgaagcaatatcgaaactgtccaaaatcatccaattagcttcgttttgtacttaacgcttccatttgcatcctaaatcaaaatataagaataatgagtatatttaggcacaaaataagtataaaagactaaacattaagaaagaaaaatatgacattttgcattctcatcaaatttccccacacttaacttttgctcgtcctcgggcaaaactcaaattcacttttccgaaaacaccaaggttgcaatgccatcaacaaagaacaaccaagctcttcaaaactCATAACAACTATTCTTGAACAACTTATAATTACTTAGTAAGCATTTTCACTCAAAAATGGAATGCTAAATACAGAGACCCTTACGGAAATAAACACTCGACTCTCATATATTTGAAGGGTATGTGTTTcgctcaaattcattccaatggAAATAATCTACCATAGGCTTGCATATCTTCTCATTCTCCACCACTGGGATCACATGCATAACACGAATCATAAGGACTTTTCAAGGGTTGTAATGGGGCTTAGGATCAAGGTGGGAAATATTTGGGAATGTAGTTTAAAAGCCATCAAAACTAGTGGAGCAAAAATGAATCAACTCAAGCTAGCATATATGACATGTAAAACCAATCACTCCATTCAGCAGCTTCTTCAATTTGGCTTCAAAGCATTTAAACCATGTGAAACTTTTGTATTGAAAAAGAGATCGTTCAAAAGGAACACTTTTCGTTTGCAGCAGGGAACGATCTTTCACAACAACTTCCACCTTtgtatatatcacatataaacagatccctttattttttttttcgaattgtaggaggaattatgaacataaacagtttgtacattaaaaatgatttcctccattactttttctcttttttttttcttttttcttttttttttttttttcttttttttttttttgaacaatgATTACAGCAACTATGGAACTCACGATTTGAGAATGAAAATATGTTTCATTTCACCAGTCATAGCCATACCACAAATCCAGGCACCCCCACACTTATTTCTTGTACACCCATACATatcataatgatgaataatgctccaCTAGTTTTACGGCTTgggtaaagatattgttttttttttcagatttaaagcttgtaacatgggttcacaataaatgaaaaaggtcaataaagctcaaaggggttcaacaaaggaaaaaaaattaattacaaggtaggctatttggcttatgtagcttataacaaagaaggccttaatcatgttcatgcatgcatgtgtcaatgtgacctcaaagagaatcaaggcaagttctagagaaataaatccatggaagaatatctctcatgaaagaaaataatgagactgatatggatgtgtcagtctaaaggctcaaaatctcaccggcttttgtctaccaaatttagtcactaccattctcaaggaaaataactagactaattaattctaagttggagaattatgttatgagtttttttttcaagcttaattgaatcttgctcatgacatacacaacctaaatccctccccacacttaaaacttacgttgtccccaatgtaaggctaaatgcaaaggaaaagcaaaaataaccaaaatataagtgcgaaaataagaagaaaaaggaacaaactccccttgggttgcctcccaagcagcgcctttgtttattgtcattggctcgactcaatgcttccttcttcaattagtataaatcgggtcctcaaggtccaactctgctacattctctacttgggaaccttcaaagaaaggcttaagtctatggccattcaccttgaacactttggaagttgctaaactttgaatttcaactgcaccatgaggaaaaatattagtaacaacaaaaGGTCCAATCCAACGAGAACGCAACTTACCCGGAAACAAACGAAGCCGTGAATggtatagaaggactttttgaccaactttaaactccttcctagagatcatcttgtcatgaaaagccttcgtcttttccttgtaaatccttgcactctcataggcatcattgcgaatttcttctaactcttgtagttgtaacttcctgtgttctccactttcatccatcttcatgttgaaactcttgatagcccaataagccttgtgttctaactcaactggaaggtggcatggtttTCCAAACACCAACCGATAAGGTGACATACCAATGGGCGTCTTATATGCAGTCCTATACGCCCACAAGGCATCATCCAAGCGCAAACTCCAATCTTTTCTACTTGGATTGACCGTCTTTTCAAGGATAGACTTGATCTCTCGATTTGACACTTCCGCTTGtccactagtttgcggatgataGGCAGTTGACACCTTGTGGGTCACATGGTACTTTCTCAACAAAGTCTCCACAGTTCGATTGCAAAAGTGAGTGCCTCGATCACTTATTAGAGCGCATGGAATTCCAAATCTGGAGAATATGTTAGACTTGATAAAATCTGTAACAACTTTAGAATCGTCAGTCCTAGTAGCTTTAGCTTCCACCCATTTCGAGACATAATCAACAGCAagcaaaatataaacataaccGAAAGAGATAGGGAACggtcccatgaaatcgatgccccaaacatcaaaaatttcgcaaaatagtatgggggtttgtggcatctcattcctttgggatatattacctgtcttttgacaatgatcgcatgacttacaaaaagaatatgaatctcgaaataaagacggccaatagaaaccacattctagcacttttcTTGCCGTCCTCTTAGCTCCAAAATGACCTCCACATGCATAAGAATGACAAAAGGTAAGaatagaaataatttcattttcaggaacgcaccttcttatcacttgatctgcacaatGCTTCCATAAGTATGGGTCATCCCACACATAGTATTTGGCATCACTCTTGATCTTATCTCTTTGAGCCTTAGACAAACCAGAAGGTAACATATTAGTAACCAAATAATTTACAAGATTTGCATACCAAGGTAATGTCACACTTGTGGAGAACAATTGCTCATCAGGGAATGTTTCCTGCAGACTAATTTCATCTTCCATATGAACTAAACGACTCAAATGATCTGCGACACGATTTTCTGTCCCTCTTTTGTCTTTGATCTCCAAGTCAAATTCACTTAATAGAAGTATCCATCTTATTAATCTTGGTTTTGcctctttcttcatcatcaaataacgaagagctgcatgatcagagtaaacaatgactttagtaccaagcaaataagatcgaaacttttctAAAGCAAAAACAACAGCTAAAAGTTCTTTTTCAGTAGTAGAGTAATTTCTCTGGGCATCATTCAAAGTTCCTGAAACATAATAAATGGCATGAGACACTTTTCCAATTCTTTGACCCAAAACAGCGCCTACTGCATAATCACTTGCGTCGCACATTATCTCGAAAGGAATGTTCCAATTAGGGGGCTGGATAACTGGGGCAGAGGTCAAAAGTTCCTTCAGCTTATCAAACGCATTTTTACACGCCTCATCGAACTCAAAGGCCATATTCTTTTGTAGCAACTTGCATAAGGGTAATGCTACTTTGGAgaagtccttgatgaatcttcggtaAAAACCTGCATGTCCAAGAAAAGAACGAACTTCCCGCACACAAGTGGGAGAAGGTAAAGATTGAATAATATCAACTTTAGCTCTATCTACCTCAATTCCCCTAGATGAAACAACATGACCCAAAACTATACCCTGTtcaaccataaaatgacatttttcagaatttaacacaaggttagtttctatgcatctttgaagaacaagtgtaaggttatgcaaacaaatatcaaaagagtctccataaactgtgaaatcatccataaagacttctatgatatgctcaatataatctgaaaatatgCTAACCATACACCTTTGGAAAGTGGCTGGGGCGTTACAAAGACCAAAGGGCATGCGACGATATGCAAAAGTCCCAAATGGGCATGTAAAAGTCGTCTTTTCTTGATCCTCCGGAGCAATTGCAATCTGAAAATAGcctgaataaccatcaagaaaacaatagtaagaatgaccagctaacctttcgagcatttgatcaataaaaggtaaagGAAAGTGGTCCTTGCGAGTTACagcatttaattttctataatctatACAAACCCGCCACCCATTTTGAATACGGGTAGGAACTAACTCATCATTCTGATTTTTCACAACCGTTATTCCAGTCTTTTTAGGAACCACTTGAACCGGGCTAACCCAATTGCTATCCGAAATAGGATAAATCACTCCAACTTCAAGAAGTTTGAGGATCTCCTTCTTCACTACATCCATTATGGGTGGGTTCAATCTTCTTTGCGGTTGACGGGAAGGTTTTGCTCCCTCTTCAAGTAAGATACGATGCATGCATGTAGTCGGGCTAATTCCTTTAATATCTGCAATTGTCCAACCAATAGCCGTTTGATGCTCCTTAAGGATCTGCACAAGCTTTTCTTCTTGCAGTGCACTAAGTTTATTGGAGATGATCACTGGTAATGTTCCTCTGTCTCCAAGGAACACGTACTTAAGGTGACTGGGGAGAGGCTTCAAATCTGGAATAGGGGCCTGCAAAACAGAGGGTAAAGGCCTTCCGTTAGAAACTGGTAATGCAATATAAGAAACGTTACCTGACTGCTGTAACTTTGGAAAATTATTCAATGCTGCAACAATTTCCTGCAAATCAGTACTCAAGACTAACTCCTCATTCTCTGTCTCAAGATGCTTACTAATAGCAACTTCCAATCCATCTTTTCCatcaagttcaaaaacttcctGTGCTAAAGAATCAATCACATCAATAGAATAAACAGGATTATCATCACCAGGATATTTCATGGCATCATAAATATTAAACTTAATAATTTCACCATCAAATTCCATGGTAAGTGTGCCACTATGAACATCTATCTTAGTCTTGGATGTCTTTAAGAATGGTCTTCCTAACAAAATAGGAGCAGTTTGATCACCATTCTCCATATCAAGCACATAGAAATCAGCAGGAAAAACCAAATCATTGACTTGCACAAGAACATCCTCAACTACACCCTTAGGATAGGCATTAGatctatcagccaattgaatcacaacaccagttttattcaaaggtccaggtttcaaagaagcatatatagaatatgacatgacattgatAGAAGCTCCTAAATCTATCATGGCTTTCTCAAATCTAGTATTACCTATCATACAAGGGATAGTAAACATACCTGGATCTTTGCACTTTGCAAGAAGTTTTCTTTGAATAACTGCAGAAATATTCTCTCCAACTCTTACCGTCTCACATCCTTTAAGTTTCTGTTTCCGCTTAATTGTACACAGTTCTTTCAGAAATTTAGCATAACGAGGTACTTGTTTAATAGCATCTAAAAGTGGAATATTTACCTCGCATCTACGAAAAGTCTCATATAAATCTTTATTTTGCTCATCTTTTCTAGATTCTGCTAAAGCTTGAGGAAAAGGAGATACTGGTTTATAAGCAGAAAGAGGCGGAAACTTATGCTTAGgtacatcatcatcattggaAACGTTCCTGTCTGCAAcgatatttttctccttttcttgtttcGACGATGCAGGGGTTGCCTTTGTTGGAATCTCAACCTCCTTACCACTTCTCAAAACGATTGCACTTGCATTTTCTCTTGGATTTACTACTGTTTGAGAGGGTAATTTTCCCGAACTTTGTGCCTCTAGCCGACTAATTGCGGTTGCCATCTGGCCCATTTGATTGTCTAAACTTTGAATACTGGCCCTCGCCTCATGCTGAAATTGTTTTGTCTCCTGTTGAAATTGCAAAGTATTAGTGGCAAGAGTCTTAACAATATCTTCTAAAGACATACCAGAATTAGAAGTTTGGCCCGGTTGTTGTCTCGGAGGATACGGCTGCTGATATTGCTGAAAATTTGGGCGGTTTTGAGTCGCGGGCTGATTTACTTGTGGATTCCTATAACTAAGATTGGAGTGATCCCTCCATCCCTGGTTATATGTGCTCGAATAGGGATCATACTTCCTTTGAGGTTGTCCAGGAAAACCACCCGCCGCATTCACTTGCTCAGTGGGCTCCTCTTGAAGAGTTGGGCACATATCAGTTGGATGTCCTACTACCGAACAAATCCCACAAGCCTTTTCTGTTTGCATATTACCTACAGCCATTTGACGAACAAGAGAAGTTAGACTCGCAATTTGCTGTTCAAGGGAAGAAATATTTACCTCATTAACATGCTTAGATGGAGGGTCAAGCCTAGTGCCAAATTGTTGAGAATTGGCTGCCATATTTGCAATCAAGTTTCTTGCGGTTTCTGGAGTTTTATCCACCAAAGCTCCTCCACTAGCAGCATCAATCATGCTCCTTTCAGTGGGTAGAAGGCCCTCATAAAAATACTGGATAAGTAGCTGCTCACTAATTTGATGATGGGGACAGCTTGCACATAATTTCTTGAAACGTTCCCAGTATTCGTGTAGGGACTCTCCGTTTTGCTGCCTTACACCACAAATTTCTTTTCGAATGTTGGCCGCCCTTGAAGCTGGAAAATATTTCTCTAAAAATAATCTCTTCATCTCGTTCCATATGGTAATACTTCCAGATGGTAGATAATAGAGCCAATCCTTAGCCGAATCCTTCAAAGAAAACGGAAAGGCTCTTAATTTAATTTGCTCTTCGGTCACCCCCGTGGGTTTCATACTCGTGCATACCACATGAAACTCCTTTAGATGCttgtgaggatcttcacctgtaaggccatggaaagtgggcaagagatgtattagtccagattttaattcaaaagtagtagcatctagagtagggaatgttatgcataatggttgttgattcaaatcaggggcagcaagctctttcaaagttcgattttcagccatgacttcctcttcttctaaatcagaATTGCTAGCAAATAGGGAATCAAGAGCTAGATCGTTCACTTCAGAATTTCTTCGAGCTTCCCTCCTTAACCTGCACAAAGTTCTCTCTATTTCTGGATCACACTGCAAATCACCTTGATTAGAAGAGCGAGTTACAGTCATAAACAATCAAGAAAACTCTAATAAACCATGAAaaacaaatcagaaaaaaaaaaaaaatagagtgatgaaaataaataaaaattctacgcTAAAACACTAAAATGCCAAAAAAAACCTAGAAAACGGTGGAATTTGGCCTCGAGAGGGTGGGGCTAGTAATCCAAAGGATTAACTAGTCTTGCTCAGAACGTCGTTTACCTTCAGAAGACTATAGTAACACGGCCTAGTTCCACCAAAAATCAGAATTCTGCTGAAACTGTAACTATTGAAAACtaacgaatttttttttttttcaaaaatttcaagcacgaaataaagatcacaagaagcacaaaaatcaactagaatcactccccggcaacggcgccaaaatttggtgtgctgtcgtaggcaaccaaaaataaaacctatacttctaaaaatatatatgtagtagtgcgagtaaggatcgttcccacggagagtatctagcctagttttatgcaacttgaacaaggacggaggggggggtttgagtataatgaaaataataaaacaactaaagaagaattcagatttaagtattgaaatcaatcaaaagaacaaatcttggtctaagtcaacatccaccatcgaaattttacaactgatcattgatgcaaagatatcaatttgcactttgaatgtccaccgatagaaatatttttctatctcttcttagttgtagttaattaaaaacaagcgatctaattaaccctaactactaaacaacccaagacaagcgctaaaggtttaatctagtagcagccttaagaattagagagatcgatgaaactaaacaac
The nucleotide sequence above comes from Phoenix dactylifera cultivar Barhee BC4 unplaced genomic scaffold, palm_55x_up_171113_PBpolish2nd_filt_p 000996F, whole genome shotgun sequence. Encoded proteins:
- the LOC120107739 gene encoding uncharacterized protein LOC120107739: MFTIPCMIGNTRFEKAMIDLGASINVMSYSIYASLKPGPLNKTGVVIQLADRSNAYPKGVVEDVLVQVNDLVFPADFYVLDMENGDQTAPILLGRPFLKTSKTKIDVHSGTLTMEFDGEIIKFNIYDAMKYPGDDNPVYSIDVIDSLAQEVFELDGKDGLEVAISKHLETENEELVLSTDLQEIVAALNNFPKLQQSGNVSYIALPVSNGRPLPSVLQAPIPDLKPLPSHLKYVFLGDRGTLPVIISNKLSALQEEKLVQILKEHQTAIGWTIADIKGISPTTCMHRILLEEGAKPSRQPQRRLNPPIMDVVKKEILKLLEVGVIYPISDSNWVSPVQVVPKKTGITVVKNQNDELVPTRIQNGWRVCIDYRKLNAVTRKDHFPLPFIDQMLERLAGHSYYCFLDGYSGYFQIAIAPEDQEKTTFTCPFGTFAYRRMPFGLCNAPATFQSSSLFDDEERGKTKINKMDTSIK